A portion of the Juglans microcarpa x Juglans regia isolate MS1-56 chromosome 1D, Jm3101_v1.0, whole genome shotgun sequence genome contains these proteins:
- the LOC121251388 gene encoding protein DETOXIFICATION 55-like — protein sequence MVAAETPEKYPTMPEVVEELKRMAGIGFPLAAVSIVGYLKNMILVMCMGRLGSLELAGGALAIGFTNITGYSVLSGLAMGMEPLCSQAFGSRNFSILSLTLQRTIFMLLLVSFSIGLLWVNLEPLMLSLHQNPDITRVASLYCRFSVPDLIANSLLQPLRIYLRSKGTTWPLMWCNLLGLILHIPITIFLTFTLRLGVKGIAVSTFVTNFSILFFLMCYMAYSTRSSTPDQEPLYVQLSKDPLPLSSSRAEEWGMLLRFAIPSCLAVCLEWWWYEFMTILAGYLHNPRVTLSTSAIVIQTTSLMYAIPAALSASVSTRVGNELGASRPERARLATMVAIGLALLSSLVGLSWTTLGKEAWGRVFTKDSEVLELTVTVLPIIGLCELANCPQTTSCGILRGSARPGIGAGINFYAFYLVGAPLAIVLAFVWKLGFVGLCYGLLAAQIACAVSILSVVYNTDWERESLKAKNLVGKSDQPAVLN from the exons atgGTTGCAGCGGAGACACCCGAAAAGTACCCGACAATGCCAGAG GTGGTGGAGGAGCTAAAGAGAATGGCAGGTATAGGCTTCCCCCTAGCAGCCGTGAGCATTGTCGGCTATCTCAAAAACATGATCTTAGTCATGTGCATGGGAAGGCTGGGAAGCCTCGAGCTAGCAGGCGGAGCTTTAGCCATTGGTTTCACCAATATCACTGGCTACTCTGTGCTGTCAGGGCTAGCTATGGGCATGGAGCCCCTTTGTAGCCAGGCCTTTGGTTCACGAAACTTCTCCATTCTTTCTCTGACTTTGCAAAGAACAATTTTTATGTTACTTCTTGTTTCATTCTCCATCGGACTACTCTGGGTTAACCTCGAACCTCTTATGCTTAGCCTCCACCAAAACCCAGACATAACACGAGTTGCAAGCCTATATTGCCGCTTTTCTGTCCCGGATCTCATTGCCAATAGCCTTCTTCAACCTCTTCGGATCTATCTCCGTAGTAAAGGAACAACGTGGCCTTTGATGTGGTGCAACTTGTTAGGACTTATTCTGCACATTCCCATCACCATCTTCTTGACCTTCACTCTTCGTCTTGGGGTTAAAGGAATAGCAGTTTCCACTTTCGTAACCAACTTCAGCATCCTCTTCTTCCTAATGTGCTACATGGCCTACAGTACTCGCAGTAGTACCCCTGATCAGGAGCCTTTGTATGTGCAGCTCTCGAAGGATCCTTTGCCACTTTCTTCTTCTCGAGCTGAGGAATGGGGAATGCTGCTTCGATTTGCAATACCAAGCTGTCTAGCTGTTTGTTTAGAGTGGTGGTGGTACGAGTTCATGACAATTCTAGCTGGTTATCTTCATAATCCTCGGGTGACACTTTCAACATCGGCCATAGTAATACAAACCACCTCTCTCATGTATGCAATACCAGCAGCACTCAGCGCATCGGTCTCGACCCGCGTAGGCAACGAGCTTGGAGCAAGCCGGCCAGAGAGGGCCCGTTTGGCAACAATGGTGGCCATAGGGTTGGCCCTTCTGAGTTCTTTAGTGGGTTTATCTTGGACCACTCTAGGGAAAGAAGCATGGGGAAGAGTGTTCACAAAGGACAGTGAGGTTCTAGAGCTAACTGTGACTGTTCTACCGATAATCGGACTGTGTGAGTTAGCAAATTGTCCACAAACCACAAGTTGTGGCATTCTGAGAGGAAGTGCGAGGCCAGGAATCGGGGCCGGGATAAACTTTTATGCCTTCTACTTGGTGGGTGCACCACTGGCCATAGTTTTAGCCTTTGTTTGGAAGTTAGGGTTTGTGGGTCTTTGTTATGGGCTTTTAGCAGCTCAAATTGCATGTGCGGTCTCCATATTATCAGTGGTATACAACACAGATTGGGAGAGAGAATCCTTGAAAGCCAAAAACTTGGTGGGAAAGAGCGACCAACCAGCAGTGCTAAATTAA
- the LOC121234278 gene encoding FCS-Like Zinc finger 15-like: MAGLSVVLEAQKGGVSRKTPAQVINKTTMLLKKNSSPSLPPPSTPPPSSRRNLHYLLPGPTFLDRCFLCNQKLLSGKDIYMYKGDRAFCSVECRCRQIFMDEEESLRKNYCSLAAMKPTSSSFSSSPSSSPSSSSSSAHHHRKGTRNGAGGFAY, translated from the exons ATGGCGGGTTTGAGTGTAGTACTGGAAGCCCAAAAGGGTGGTGTTAGCAGGAAGACCCCCGCGCAGGTTATCAACAAGACTACCATGTTGCTTAAAAAAAACTCCTCTCCTTCTCTGCCTCCTCCCTCTactcctcctccttcctcccGTAGAAACCTCCATTATCTTCTTCCGGGACCCACTTTCCTTGACCGGTGCTTTCTCTGTAACCAAAAGCTCTTGTCCGGAAAAGACATCTACATGTACAA AGGAGACAGGGCATTTTGTAGTGTGGAGTGCAGGTGCAGGCAGATTTTTATGGACGAGGAAGAGAGTCTTCGGAAAAACTACTGTTCATTGGCTGCCATGAAACCCACTTCTtcgtctttttcttcttctccatcttcatctccatcttcttcctcctcctcggCTCATCATCACCGCAAAGGGACAAGAAACGGAGCGGGAGGGTTTGCGTActga